In Microvenator marinus, one genomic interval encodes:
- a CDS encoding NAD(P)H-dependent flavin oxidoreductase, which yields MLGIYERKRLPLIAAPMFLVSGLELVRATCKEQVVGTFPALNQRTTEGFQDWVQELNETLGPEDSAYGVNLIVHRSNPRLEADLEVCVANKVPLIITSLGAVQEVVDAVHSYGGLVFHDVTTRRHAEKAAEAGVDGLILVSGGAGGHAGFLNPFGFFNEVREFFDKTVLLAGSISTGRDIAAAKVLGADFAYVGTRFVATKESSAQPEYKQMVCDARTADIVHTPAVSGVPANFMRQSLEANGFDMKELTKPGHVNFGEKLSMSEEAKAWKTIWSAGHGAAAIHDIPSVKDLVARMKDEYTRALSA from the coding sequence ATGCTAGGTATTTATGAGAGAAAAAGACTTCCGTTAATCGCTGCTCCGATGTTCCTAGTCTCGGGCCTCGAGCTCGTGCGTGCGACCTGCAAAGAACAGGTGGTTGGGACCTTTCCCGCTCTGAATCAACGCACCACCGAGGGCTTTCAGGACTGGGTCCAAGAGCTCAATGAAACGCTTGGTCCCGAGGATTCGGCTTATGGCGTGAACTTGATCGTGCATCGCTCGAACCCACGTCTCGAAGCAGATTTGGAAGTTTGTGTGGCAAATAAGGTTCCGCTGATCATCACGTCGCTTGGTGCGGTGCAGGAGGTCGTGGATGCCGTGCATTCCTATGGTGGACTGGTTTTTCACGACGTGACCACGCGCAGACACGCCGAGAAAGCTGCCGAGGCGGGCGTTGACGGGCTTATCCTGGTCAGCGGTGGAGCAGGGGGCCACGCCGGTTTCCTAAATCCGTTCGGGTTCTTCAACGAAGTCCGCGAGTTCTTCGACAAGACCGTTTTATTGGCGGGCTCGATCTCAACCGGCCGAGATATCGCAGCTGCGAAAGTTCTCGGTGCTGATTTTGCCTATGTGGGTACGCGATTTGTGGCCACTAAGGAGAGCAGTGCGCAGCCTGAATACAAGCAGATGGTTTGTGACGCGCGCACCGCCGATATTGTGCATACGCCGGCAGTTTCTGGGGTTCCAGCCAATTTCATGCGGCAAAGCCTCGAGGCCAATGGCTTTGACATGAAAGAGCTCACGAAGCCTGGGCATGTCAATTTCGGCGAAAAGCTTTCGATGAGTGAGGAGGCCAAGGCGTGGAAGACGATTTGGTCGGCCGGACATGGTGCCGCGGCGATTCACGACATCCCGAGCGTCAAAGACTTGGTAGCAAGAATGAAAGACGAGTACACGCGGGCTCTGTCCGCGTGA
- a CDS encoding HupE/UreJ family protein, translating to MKLKTLTLFAILLAANTALAHAGHYHAPGFLDGLAHPVTGLDHLLATLATGLIAFGASFKAVSLVEARRTAMMISTALVTGFVLLHGYAHVLKTPEAAASYSIGLGIATVALHAATAGLGFLASVSVEERSRLLR from the coding sequence ATGAAGCTCAAAACCCTGACCCTATTTGCGATTCTCCTTGCTGCCAACACGGCTCTCGCTCACGCTGGACACTATCACGCTCCAGGATTTCTGGACGGCCTAGCCCATCCAGTCACCGGTTTGGACCACCTTCTGGCTACCTTGGCCACGGGCCTAATCGCGTTCGGTGCGAGTTTTAAGGCCGTGAGTTTGGTAGAGGCGCGCCGGACCGCGATGATGATCAGCACGGCTTTGGTTACGGGTTTTGTGCTTCTGCATGGCTACGCGCATGTGTTGAAGACTCCGGAAGCTGCCGCCAGCTATTCTATCGGTCTTGGAATCGCGACCGTTGCACTACATGCAGCCACAGCGGGACTCGGCTTCCTGGCTTCTGTATCTGTAGAGGAGCGCTCTCGCCTCCTCAGATGA